The Streptomyces spororaveus genome includes a region encoding these proteins:
- a CDS encoding CTP synthase codes for MPPAAFRNSTAMTTKHIFVTGGVASSLGKGLTASSLGALLKARGLRVTMQKLDPYLNVDPGTMNPFQHGEVFVTNDGAETDLDIGHYERFLDVDLDGSANVTTGQVYNTVIAKERRGEYLGDTVQVIPHITNEIKHRIRRMATEDVDVVITEVGGTVGDIESLPFLETVRQVRHEVGRDNVFVVHISLLPYIGPSGELKTKPTQHSVAALRNIGIQPDAIVLRADRDVPTSIKRKISLMCDVDEAAVVAAIDAKSIYDIPKVLHTEGLDAYVVRKLDLPFRDVDWTVWEDLLDRVHNPDHEVKVALVGKYIDLPDAYLSVTEALRAGGFANKARVQIKWVTSDDCKTPAGAAAQLGDVDAICVPGGFGDRGVNGKVGAITYARENKIPLLGLCLGLQCVVIEAARNLAGIDDANSTEFDASTPHPVISTMEEQLAFVEGAGDLGGTMRLGMYPAKLAEGSIVREVYGDEAYVDERHRHRYEVNNAYRGELEKKAGLVFSGTSPDNKLVEYVEYPREVHPYLVATQAHPELRSRPTRPHPLFAGLVKAAVQRQQSAK; via the coding sequence ATGCCGCCCGCTGCTTTTCGAAACAGCACAGCCATGACGACCAAGCACATCTTCGTCACCGGGGGTGTCGCTTCCTCCCTCGGCAAGGGCCTGACGGCCTCCAGCCTGGGTGCGTTGCTCAAGGCGCGCGGTCTGCGGGTCACGATGCAGAAGCTCGACCCGTACCTGAACGTCGACCCCGGCACGATGAACCCGTTCCAGCACGGCGAGGTGTTCGTCACCAACGACGGCGCCGAGACCGACCTGGACATCGGCCACTACGAGCGCTTCCTCGACGTCGACCTCGACGGCTCGGCCAACGTCACCACCGGCCAGGTCTACAACACGGTCATCGCCAAGGAGCGCCGCGGCGAGTACCTCGGTGACACCGTGCAGGTCATCCCGCACATCACCAACGAGATCAAGCACCGCATCCGCCGCATGGCGACCGAGGACGTCGACGTCGTCATCACCGAGGTCGGCGGCACCGTCGGCGACATCGAGTCGCTGCCGTTCCTGGAGACCGTCCGCCAGGTCCGCCACGAGGTCGGCCGCGACAACGTCTTCGTCGTGCACATCTCGCTGCTCCCCTACATCGGCCCCTCCGGTGAGCTCAAGACCAAGCCGACCCAGCACTCGGTCGCGGCCCTGCGCAACATCGGCATCCAGCCCGACGCCATCGTGCTGCGCGCCGACCGCGACGTCCCCACCTCCATCAAGCGCAAGATCTCGCTGATGTGCGACGTGGACGAGGCGGCCGTGGTCGCGGCCATCGACGCCAAGTCCATCTACGACATCCCGAAGGTCCTGCACACCGAGGGCCTGGACGCGTACGTCGTGCGCAAGCTCGACCTGCCGTTCCGCGACGTGGACTGGACGGTGTGGGAGGACCTGCTCGACCGGGTCCACAACCCCGACCACGAGGTCAAGGTCGCGCTCGTCGGCAAGTACATCGACCTGCCCGACGCCTACCTGTCGGTGACCGAGGCGCTGCGCGCCGGCGGTTTCGCCAACAAGGCCCGGGTCCAGATCAAGTGGGTCACCTCCGACGACTGCAAGACCCCGGCGGGCGCCGCCGCCCAGCTCGGCGACGTCGACGCGATCTGCGTGCCCGGCGGCTTCGGCGACCGTGGCGTCAACGGCAAGGTCGGCGCGATCACCTACGCCCGCGAGAACAAGATCCCGCTGCTCGGCCTGTGCCTGGGTCTGCAGTGCGTGGTCATCGAGGCCGCGCGCAACCTCGCGGGCATCGACGACGCCAACTCCACCGAGTTCGACGCCTCCACCCCGCACCCGGTCATCTCCACCATGGAGGAGCAGCTGGCCTTCGTCGAGGGCGCGGGCGACCTGGGCGGCACCATGCGTCTGGGCATGTACCCGGCGAAGCTCGCCGAGGGCTCCATCGTGCGCGAGGTCTACGGCGACGAGGCCTACGTGGACGAGCGCCACCGGCACCGCTACGAGGTCAACAACGCCTACCGCGGCGAGCTGGAGAAGAAGGCGGGCCTCGTCTTCTCCGGCACCTCCCCGGACAACAAGCTCGTCGAGTACGTCGAGTACCCGCGCGAGGTGCACCCCTACCTGGTGGCCACCCAGGCCCACCCGGAGCTGCGCTCGCGCCCGACGCGCCCGCACCCGCTGTTCGCCGGCCTGGTCAAGGCGGCCGTGCAGCGGCAGCAGTCCGCGAAGTGA
- a CDS encoding glycoside hydrolase family 15 protein — protein MHVSGRIEDYALIGDMQTAALVCRDGAVDWLCLPRFDSHAVFASILGTEDHGFWRIGPSFPAGTEAPRATRRRYRGDSLVLESEWDTPRGRVRVIDFMPPREDHAPQLIRIVEGISGRVPMRSALRMRFSYGRVVPWVHKVDGRTVAVAGPDSVWLDADAQTYGKDLTTYSDFTVGPGDRKAFSISWQASHRDAPETPDAEAALESTTDFWREWVEQCTYHGPYREAVIRSLITLKALTYGPTGGIVAAPTTSLPEEIGGVRNWDYRYTWLRDAAITLSSLLRTGYREEARAWREWLLRAVAGDPENLQIMYGIAGERELGETELDWLPGYENSRPVRVGNGAAGQLQLDVYGEVTEALHLGHMTGLARNDYASVLQLKLIRYLETHWDQPDEGIWEVRGPRRHFVHSKVMAWVAVDRTIKLIESGDADGPLERWRELRDEIHQDVCEKGYDKERNTFTQSYGSKELDASLLLIPQMGFLPPDDKRVIGTIEAIQRELSTPDGFILRYPTTGEEAGVDGLEGDEGAFLACSFWMADDLAMIGRVDEARRLFERLLSLRNDLGLLAEEWDPRLQRQVGNFPQAFSHVPLIDTALRLTASGAYGG, from the coding sequence ATGCACGTGTCCGGGCGCATCGAGGATTACGCACTGATCGGGGACATGCAGACCGCGGCACTGGTCTGTCGGGACGGAGCGGTGGACTGGCTGTGCCTGCCACGCTTCGACTCGCACGCCGTGTTCGCGAGCATTCTCGGCACCGAGGATCACGGGTTCTGGCGGATCGGCCCGTCGTTCCCGGCCGGCACCGAGGCCCCGCGTGCGACCCGCCGCCGCTACCGCGGTGACTCGCTGGTGCTGGAGTCGGAGTGGGACACGCCGCGCGGCAGGGTCCGCGTGATCGACTTCATGCCTCCCCGCGAGGACCACGCACCGCAGCTGATCCGCATCGTGGAGGGCATCAGCGGGCGCGTGCCCATGCGCTCGGCGCTGCGGATGCGATTCAGCTACGGGCGGGTCGTGCCATGGGTCCACAAGGTCGACGGGCGCACCGTGGCCGTGGCCGGCCCGGACTCCGTCTGGCTGGACGCCGACGCGCAGACCTACGGCAAGGACCTCACGACGTACTCCGACTTCACCGTCGGCCCGGGCGACCGCAAGGCCTTCAGCATCAGCTGGCAGGCCTCGCACCGCGACGCGCCCGAGACCCCCGACGCCGAGGCGGCCCTGGAGTCGACCACCGACTTCTGGCGCGAGTGGGTCGAGCAGTGCACGTACCACGGGCCCTACCGGGAGGCCGTGATCCGCTCGCTGATCACCCTCAAGGCCCTCACCTACGGCCCCACGGGCGGGATCGTCGCCGCGCCCACCACCTCCCTCCCCGAGGAGATCGGCGGGGTCCGGAACTGGGACTACCGCTACACCTGGCTGCGGGACGCGGCCATCACCCTCTCCTCGCTGCTGCGCACCGGATACCGCGAGGAGGCCCGCGCCTGGCGCGAGTGGCTGCTGCGCGCGGTCGCCGGCGACCCGGAGAACCTGCAGATCATGTACGGGATCGCGGGCGAGCGGGAGCTCGGCGAGACGGAGCTGGACTGGCTGCCCGGCTACGAGAACTCCCGCCCGGTCCGGGTCGGCAACGGCGCCGCGGGCCAGCTCCAGCTCGACGTGTACGGCGAGGTCACCGAGGCCCTGCACCTGGGCCACATGACGGGCCTGGCCCGCAACGACTACGCCTCGGTGCTCCAGCTCAAGCTGATCCGCTACCTGGAGACCCACTGGGACCAGCCGGACGAGGGCATCTGGGAGGTGCGCGGCCCGCGCCGCCACTTCGTGCACTCGAAGGTGATGGCCTGGGTGGCGGTGGACCGCACGATCAAGCTGATCGAGAGCGGCGACGCGGACGGCCCGCTGGAGCGGTGGCGCGAGCTGCGCGACGAGATCCACCAGGACGTGTGCGAGAAGGGCTACGACAAGGAACGCAACACCTTCACCCAGTCGTACGGGTCGAAGGAGCTGGACGCCTCCCTGCTGCTGATCCCGCAGATGGGCTTCCTGCCGCCGGACGACAAGCGGGTCATCGGCACCATCGAGGCGATCCAGCGCGAGCTGTCCACGCCCGACGGGTTCATCCTGCGCTACCCGACGACCGGCGAGGAGGCCGGCGTGGACGGCCTGGAGGGCGACGAGGGAGCCTTCCTCGCGTGCTCGTTCTGGATGGCCGACGACCTGGCGATGATCGGCCGGGTCGACGAGGCGCGGCGGCTGTTCGAGCGGCTGCTGTCGCTGCGCAACGACCTGGGCCTGCTGGCGGAGGAGTGGGACCCGCGGCTCCAGCGGCAGGTCGGGAACTTCCCGCAGGCCTTCAGCCACGTTCCGCTGATCGACACGGCCCTGCGGCTGACGGCCAGCGGGGCATACGGGGGCTGA
- a CDS encoding PucR family transcriptional regulator produces the protein MENQGGITVQRALELPGLRGGLPEVVACADRLGRTVRWVHAGEVPNIASLLKGGELLLTTGLGLGTRPAEQRAFVRRLADRGIAALVVELGPRFTRLPATLVETARSAGLPLVQLHREVPFVAVTEEVHTEIVNHHYALLQRAEEVHRRCTEALLGGGGIPQVLRILADFTGNPVFLETPDGQLLYAAGSAAGDAGADPLQVWEGLRGQREAEPSTNTVVVDVPGGGHGTGSVRARVVLVGISAPLLPVHRMAAERTAGVLAVVLMQARQEEELAARGRGDFLTDLAEGRISAEDAPAQARVLGFKPGGGPLLPVVMRLASDLGPSGNWAVLARAVLEELSSVGVPVLLGVRPVEGRVPLLVSLRAESERTAVADRVSAALRAGVERAGLDRADAPPAVVVGVAGGWAAASAGLRHAAETATAAHGLPARPWYDARRLDIDLLLWRLREHPDLAAFVDRAIGPLRTHDTASRPPLLPTLETYLAHAGRKAETARELHLNRQTLYNRLARISELLGTDLDDPETVLSLSLALRARRHTLS, from the coding sequence ATGGAGAACCAGGGCGGGATCACGGTTCAGCGGGCGCTGGAGCTGCCGGGGCTGCGCGGCGGACTGCCGGAGGTGGTCGCGTGCGCCGACCGCCTGGGCCGGACCGTGCGCTGGGTGCACGCGGGCGAGGTCCCGAACATCGCCTCGCTGCTCAAGGGCGGTGAGCTGCTGCTGACCACGGGCCTCGGACTCGGCACCCGGCCGGCCGAGCAGCGCGCCTTCGTACGCCGCCTCGCGGACCGCGGGATCGCCGCGCTGGTGGTCGAACTGGGCCCGCGCTTCACCCGGCTGCCGGCGACCCTCGTGGAGACCGCGCGCTCGGCGGGGCTGCCCCTGGTCCAGCTCCACCGGGAGGTCCCCTTCGTGGCGGTCACGGAGGAGGTCCACACCGAGATCGTCAACCACCACTACGCGCTGCTCCAGCGGGCCGAGGAGGTCCACCGCCGCTGTACGGAGGCCCTGCTCGGCGGTGGGGGCATCCCGCAGGTCCTGCGGATCCTGGCCGACTTCACCGGGAACCCGGTCTTCCTGGAGACCCCCGACGGGCAGCTCCTGTACGCGGCCGGCAGCGCGGCCGGGGACGCGGGCGCGGACCCGCTCCAGGTGTGGGAGGGCCTGCGCGGCCAGCGCGAGGCCGAACCCTCCACGAACACGGTGGTGGTCGACGTACCGGGCGGGGGCCACGGCACCGGCTCGGTCCGGGCCCGGGTCGTCCTGGTCGGGATCTCGGCCCCGCTGCTCCCCGTGCACCGGATGGCGGCCGAACGCACGGCGGGCGTCCTGGCCGTCGTCCTGATGCAGGCGCGGCAGGAGGAGGAACTGGCGGCGCGCGGACGCGGGGACTTCCTGACGGACCTGGCGGAGGGCCGCATCTCGGCGGAGGACGCCCCGGCACAGGCCCGCGTCCTGGGTTTCAAGCCGGGCGGCGGTCCGCTGCTGCCGGTGGTCATGCGGCTGGCCTCGGACCTCGGCCCGTCCGGGAACTGGGCCGTCCTGGCCCGTGCGGTGCTGGAGGAGCTGTCGTCCGTCGGGGTTCCGGTCCTGCTGGGCGTCCGCCCGGTCGAGGGCCGGGTCCCGCTCCTGGTCTCCCTGCGCGCCGAGTCGGAGCGTACGGCTGTGGCGGACCGGGTCTCGGCCGCGCTGCGGGCGGGCGTCGAACGCGCCGGCCTGGACCGGGCCGACGCCCCGCCGGCCGTGGTCGTCGGCGTGGCGGGCGGCTGGGCGGCGGCCTCGGCGGGCCTGCGCCACGCCGCGGAGACCGCCACGGCGGCGCACGGCCTGCCGGCCCGGCCCTGGTACGACGCCCGGCGCCTGGACATCGACCTGCTGCTGTGGCGGCTGCGCGAACACCCCGACCTGGCGGCCTTCGTGGACCGTGCGATCGGGCCGCTCCGCACGCACGACACGGCGTCGCGGCCCCCGCTCCTGCCCACGCTGGAGACGTACCTGGCCCACGCGGGCCGCAAGGCGGAGACGGCGCGTGAGCTCCACCTGAACCGGCAGACGCTGTACAACCGGCTGGCCCGCATCTCGGAGCTCCTGGGCACGGACCTGGACGACCCGGAGACGGTCCTCTCCCTGAGCCTGGCCCTCCGCGCCCGCCGCCACACCCTTTCCTGA
- a CDS encoding tetratricopeptide repeat protein, translating into MADFVGRRRELKELREDIARTGLDTLSGRKAKAPRARVLLVAGRPGSGRTALAEAFVREVAEEYPDGVLRTRLTAPGGETVATERAVRSLLEGLGLPTPPGAGEDELSSVLRTALEGRRAIIMVDDAADPQQVDALLPDTPECLVVVTAEGPLTGIPDVRPCTLGGLDTPSAVELLAQRIGDTRVTADPRAADTLAEECGGQPAALVLVGGWLAAHPKESVADVAKQLHDMPATTGGPLARGFRLVYESLPQPAQRTLRLLPLAPAGIVDSHTASALAGCSVAAAQSTLDDFAGLGLVRPSRDGLFLLPGCLAPMLQALLEAKERPAEVQLARARMLERTVRLLHSCRAMAEAEEPGVDAAVDDGLRELLDGLPRALRFPDRRAAATWLDTRLPALTAAASLAVADGELDTLARRLVAALVRALADHRGTAGAAPELYGLHRLVLDVAERRDLHREQAAALLNLADLDAGTGRTQEALERYRAALDAGRAANDPYATGRAMESVGGAYQELADWHRAADWFGRALSQALARGERADEARLYGRLGNVHTYAGRYGDALRSWRAAAAGYRKLSDVPGQAKALSEMARVQEYAGRPEESLHTCREAVELARRAGDQRLQAALQVRLADTLDRLGDPAAARLHRSAADRLLGDDPAACEIRSASD; encoded by the coding sequence GTGGCGGATTTCGTCGGGCGGCGGCGTGAGCTCAAGGAGCTGCGCGAGGACATCGCGCGAACCGGACTCGACACCCTCTCCGGCCGCAAGGCCAAGGCGCCCCGGGCCCGGGTGCTGCTCGTCGCCGGGCGGCCGGGGTCCGGGCGCACCGCCCTCGCCGAGGCCTTCGTGCGGGAGGTCGCCGAGGAATACCCCGACGGAGTGCTCCGCACCCGGCTCACCGCCCCCGGCGGGGAGACCGTGGCCACCGAACGGGCCGTCCGGAGCCTCCTGGAGGGCCTGGGGCTGCCCACCCCGCCCGGGGCCGGTGAGGACGAGCTGAGCTCCGTCCTGCGCACCGCCCTCGAAGGCCGCCGGGCGATCATCATGGTCGACGACGCCGCCGATCCGCAGCAGGTGGACGCCCTGCTGCCGGACACCCCCGAGTGCCTCGTCGTCGTCACCGCCGAGGGGCCGCTCACCGGTATCCCCGACGTCCGGCCCTGCACCCTCGGCGGACTCGACACCCCCTCCGCCGTGGAGCTGCTGGCCCAGCGCATCGGTGACACCCGGGTCACCGCCGACCCGCGGGCCGCCGACACCCTCGCCGAGGAGTGCGGGGGCCAGCCCGCCGCCCTCGTCCTCGTCGGCGGGTGGCTCGCCGCCCATCCCAAGGAATCCGTCGCCGACGTGGCCAAGCAGCTGCACGACATGCCCGCCACCACCGGCGGCCCGCTCGCCCGCGGCTTCCGGCTCGTCTACGAGTCCCTGCCGCAGCCCGCCCAGCGGACGCTGCGGCTGCTGCCGCTCGCCCCAGCCGGGATCGTCGACTCGCACACCGCCTCCGCCCTCGCCGGGTGCTCTGTGGCCGCCGCCCAGTCCACTCTCGACGACTTCGCCGGGCTGGGCCTCGTCCGCCCCTCCCGCGACGGCCTCTTCCTGCTGCCCGGCTGCCTCGCGCCGATGCTCCAGGCGCTCCTGGAGGCCAAGGAGCGCCCCGCCGAGGTCCAGCTGGCCCGGGCCCGGATGCTGGAGCGGACCGTACGGCTGCTGCACTCCTGCCGCGCCATGGCCGAGGCCGAGGAGCCCGGGGTGGACGCCGCCGTCGACGACGGTCTGCGCGAGCTGCTCGACGGGCTGCCGCGCGCACTGCGGTTCCCCGACCGGCGGGCCGCCGCCACCTGGCTCGACACCCGGCTGCCCGCGCTCACCGCGGCCGCCTCCCTGGCCGTGGCCGACGGGGAGCTGGACACCCTGGCCCGCCGGCTGGTCGCCGCCCTCGTACGGGCACTGGCGGACCACCGGGGCACGGCCGGGGCCGCCCCCGAGCTGTACGGGCTGCACCGCCTGGTCCTGGACGTGGCCGAGCGCCGCGACCTGCACCGGGAGCAGGCCGCCGCGCTGCTGAACCTGGCCGACCTGGACGCCGGGACCGGCCGGACCCAGGAGGCGCTGGAGCGCTACCGGGCCGCGCTGGATGCCGGACGGGCCGCGAACGACCCGTACGCGACGGGCCGCGCGATGGAATCCGTAGGAGGCGCGTACCAGGAGCTGGCGGACTGGCACCGGGCCGCCGACTGGTTCGGCCGGGCGCTCTCCCAGGCCCTCGCGCGGGGCGAGCGCGCGGACGAGGCGCGGCTGTACGGGCGGCTCGGCAACGTCCACACCTACGCGGGGCGGTACGGGGACGCGCTGCGCAGCTGGCGGGCGGCCGCCGCGGGCTACCGGAAGCTGTCCGATGTCCCCGGTCAGGCAAAGGCGTTGAGCGAGATGGCGCGGGTCCAGGAGTACGCCGGGCGGCCCGAGGAATCGCTGCACACCTGCCGCGAGGCGGTGGAGCTGGCGCGCCGGGCCGGGGACCAGCGGCTTCAGGCCGCACTGCAGGTCCGGCTGGCCGACACGCTGGACAGACTGGGGGACCCCGCAGCTGCCAGGCTGCACCGCTCCGCAGCCGACAGATTGCTGGGAGATGACCCCGCAGCCTGCGAAATCCGCAGTGCTTCCGACTGA
- a CDS encoding glycosyltransferase family 4 protein yields the protein MSSSPVSTSLPAQPYGRPPLRTVQVLGGGAGAGSSAHVRSLATGLAARGVRVTVCAPVQAEGEYDFTGAGAQFAPDAVSVLRAACAGADLVHAHGVRAGMRAALAIRGRRVPLVVSWHGEGPAAAGALGRLSRLLERHVARAAAVVLGASSDQVDVARLRGARDARLAPVAVPAGRGGQEAETDPGKVRAELGAVERPLLIAVGSLVPHRGYSVLLDAAREWRGLDPVPLLVIAGEGPLRAELSRRIEAEGLPVRLLGRRRDAAQLLAAADLAVLPSRWEARALLAQEALRVGVPLVATAVGGVPELVGEGAVLVPPGESEPLASAVSGLLSDPDRRAALAAAGRVQAATWPSEDDTVAQVLSVYDELMERRR from the coding sequence GTGAGCAGCTCCCCGGTCTCCACCTCCCTCCCGGCCCAGCCCTACGGCCGGCCGCCGCTGCGCACCGTGCAGGTACTCGGCGGCGGCGCGGGCGCGGGCAGCAGCGCGCACGTACGGTCGCTGGCGACCGGCCTCGCCGCGCGCGGGGTACGGGTCACCGTGTGCGCGCCCGTCCAGGCGGAGGGCGAGTACGACTTCACCGGCGCCGGGGCGCAGTTCGCGCCCGACGCGGTCAGCGTGCTGCGGGCCGCCTGCGCCGGAGCGGACCTCGTGCACGCGCACGGCGTGCGCGCCGGGATGCGCGCCGCGCTGGCCATACGCGGGCGCCGGGTGCCGCTGGTGGTGAGCTGGCACGGCGAGGGCCCGGCGGCGGCCGGCGCGCTCGGGCGGCTGAGCCGGCTGCTGGAACGGCACGTCGCCCGGGCGGCGGCCGTGGTCCTCGGGGCCTCCTCGGACCAGGTGGACGTCGCGCGCCTGCGGGGTGCCCGGGACGCCCGGCTGGCCCCGGTGGCGGTACCGGCGGGCCGGGGAGGCCAGGAAGCGGAGACCGACCCCGGCAAGGTGCGGGCCGAACTCGGCGCGGTGGAACGGCCGCTGCTGATCGCCGTCGGCAGCCTGGTGCCGCACCGGGGCTACTCCGTACTGCTCGACGCGGCACGGGAATGGCGCGGCCTGGACCCGGTGCCGCTGCTGGTGATCGCGGGAGAGGGACCGCTGCGGGCGGAGCTCTCCCGGCGGATCGAGGCGGAGGGGCTCCCGGTACGGCTGCTGGGGCGCCGCCGGGACGCGGCGCAGCTGCTGGCGGCGGCGGACCTGGCGGTGCTGCCGAGCCGGTGGGAGGCGCGGGCGCTGCTGGCACAGGAGGCCCTGCGGGTGGGCGTACCGCTGGTGGCCACGGCGGTGGGCGGTGTGCCCGAACTGGTGGGCGAGGGTGCGGTACTGGTCCCGCCGGGGGAGTCCGAGCCGCTCGCCTCGGCCGTGTCCGGCCTGCTGTCCGACCCGGACCGCCGGGCCGCACTGGCGGCCGCGGGGCGCGTCCAGGCCGCGACGTGGCCCTCGGAGGACGACACGGTGGCGCAGGTCCTGTCCGTCTACGACGAACTGATGGAACGCCGCCGGTAG
- a CDS encoding FAD-binding oxidoreductase, protein MAPLSKAGAALTALREDLSGEVFAPEDPGYDEARTLFNAMIDRRPAVIAQCESTADVVTAVRFARELDLNIAVRGGGHSVAGMSLNDGGLVVDLRRMHEVTVHPAAGAAHIEGGATMSHLDRACEPYALATTGGRASTTGVGGYVLGGGSGWLDRKFGLAVDNLLGVDLVTAEGELVHATAEEHPELFWGLHGGGGNFGIATSLTLRLYELPAMSIAMLLYLPERGPEVVRTYRDVIEAAPPEASGAALYITGPPEEFVPQHLVGRLLAGALLTYAGPEDEMRKLAEPLLAIPHESEIVTAIPYADLQCMIDDPPGMRNYWSAEYLTGCPDDFVDVFCARAGDMPVPTGTQHLVFPQGGAVASGPADYPIPYRDAPWAVHPFGIWEDAADDERCRQWVKDVRADVGPWSTGAVYLNFTGDEGAARVVSGLGSENMQRLGALKRQYDPDNVFRFNHNIQPA, encoded by the coding sequence ATGGCTCCCCTGTCGAAGGCGGGCGCGGCCCTGACCGCGCTCCGCGAGGATCTGTCCGGCGAGGTCTTCGCCCCGGAGGATCCCGGGTACGACGAGGCCCGGACCCTCTTCAACGCGATGATCGACCGCAGACCCGCCGTCATCGCCCAGTGCGAGAGCACGGCGGACGTGGTGACCGCCGTGCGCTTCGCCAGGGAACTGGACCTGAACATCGCCGTGCGCGGGGGCGGGCACAGCGTGGCCGGGATGTCCCTGAACGACGGCGGCCTCGTCGTGGACCTGCGGCGGATGCACGAGGTGACGGTCCATCCGGCGGCCGGGGCGGCGCATATCGAGGGCGGCGCCACGATGAGCCACCTGGACCGGGCCTGCGAGCCCTACGCGCTGGCCACGACGGGCGGCCGCGCCTCCACCACCGGCGTCGGCGGCTACGTCCTGGGCGGCGGCAGCGGCTGGCTGGACCGCAAGTTCGGCCTGGCCGTGGACAACCTGCTGGGCGTGGACCTGGTCACCGCCGAGGGCGAGCTCGTCCACGCCACCGCGGAGGAGCACCCCGAGCTGTTCTGGGGGCTGCACGGCGGCGGCGGGAACTTCGGCATCGCCACTTCGCTGACCCTGCGGCTGTACGAACTGCCCGCCATGTCGATCGCGATGCTGCTGTACCTGCCGGAACGCGGGCCCGAGGTGGTCCGTACGTACCGGGACGTCATCGAGGCCGCACCGCCCGAGGCCTCGGGCGCCGCCCTCTACATCACCGGCCCGCCCGAGGAGTTCGTCCCGCAGCACCTGGTCGGCCGGCTGCTGGCCGGGGCGCTGCTGACGTACGCGGGCCCCGAGGACGAGATGCGCAAGCTGGCCGAGCCGCTGCTGGCCATCCCCCACGAGTCCGAGATCGTCACGGCCATCCCCTACGCCGACCTCCAGTGCATGATCGACGACCCCCCGGGCATGCGGAACTACTGGTCGGCCGAGTACCTCACCGGCTGCCCCGACGATTTCGTCGACGTCTTCTGCGCCCGCGCCGGGGACATGCCGGTACCGACCGGCACCCAGCACCTGGTCTTCCCGCAGGGCGGCGCGGTGGCCTCCGGCCCGGCCGACTACCCGATTCCCTACCGCGACGCGCCGTGGGCGGTGCACCCGTTCGGGATCTGGGAGGACGCGGCCGACGACGAGCGCTGCCGGCAGTGGGTCAAGGACGTCCGCGCCGACGTCGGCCCGTGGAGCACGGGCGCGGTCTACCTCAACTTCACCGGCGACGAGGGCGCGGCGCGGGTGGTCTCCGGCCTCGGCAGCGAGAACATGCAGCGGCTGGGCGCGCTGAAGCGGCAGTACGACCCGGACAACGTCTTCCGCTTCAACCACAACATCCAGCCCGCCTGA
- a CDS encoding NUDIX domain-containing protein, protein MGNDIVDTPESWEVVASRTPFEGAKTAVRSDQVRMPDSSVVRRDYQVHPGSVCVLALDEEQRVLVLKQFRHPVRHRLWELPAGLLDVPGENPLRAAQRELYEEAHAKAGEWRVLADFFTSPGGSDEAVRIFLARDLAEAEGERYEVSEEEADMEIARVPLADLVGGILAGELHNPGLVTGVLALAAALASEGGIEALRPALAPWPARPYEV, encoded by the coding sequence ATGGGCAACGACATCGTGGACACACCGGAGTCGTGGGAGGTCGTCGCCTCACGGACACCGTTCGAGGGCGCGAAGACGGCCGTGCGCTCGGACCAGGTCCGGATGCCCGACAGCTCGGTGGTGCGCCGCGACTACCAGGTGCACCCGGGCTCGGTGTGCGTCCTCGCCCTCGACGAGGAGCAGCGGGTGCTGGTCCTCAAGCAGTTCCGCCACCCCGTGCGGCACCGGCTGTGGGAGCTCCCGGCCGGGCTGCTGGACGTACCCGGTGAGAACCCGCTGCGCGCGGCCCAGCGGGAGCTGTACGAGGAGGCGCACGCCAAGGCGGGCGAGTGGCGGGTGCTGGCCGACTTCTTCACCTCGCCCGGCGGATCCGACGAGGCCGTCCGGATCTTCCTCGCGCGGGATCTGGCGGAGGCCGAGGGGGAGCGGTACGAGGTCTCCGAGGAGGAGGCCGACATGGAGATCGCCCGCGTCCCGCTCGCGGACCTGGTCGGCGGGATCCTCGCGGGCGAGCTGCACAACCCGGGGCTGGTGACCGGAGTGCTGGCCCTGGCCGCGGCCCTCGCCTCCGAAGGCGGCATCGAGGCCCTGCGCCCGGCCCTGGCCCCCTGGCCGGCCCGACCCTACGAGGTGTAG